One window of the Gottschalkia purinilytica genome contains the following:
- the fusA gene encoding elongation factor G, which yields MPREFSLEKTRNIGIMAHIDAGKTTTTERILFYTGRTHKIGETHEGSATMDWMEQEQERGITITSAATTAQWKNHRVNIIDTPGHVDFTVEVERSLRVLDGAVAVFCAKGGVEPQSETVWRQADKYGVPRLAFVNKMDILGADFYRAVDMMKERLRTNAVPLQLPIGKEDTFVGMVDLVNMNAIVYKDDLGMQFDVVEIPEDMKAEAEEYREALLEAIADQNEELMMKYLEGEEISVDEIKDAIRKATLSVQITPVFCGSAYKNKGVQSLLDGVIDFMPAPTDVASIKGVKPNSDEEDERHSSDEEPFAALAFKIMTDPYVGKLAFFRVYSGILESGSYVLNSTKGKKERIGRILQMHANKREEIERVYSGDIAAAVGLKDTTTGDTLCDENHPIILESMEFPEPVIEVAIEPKTKAGQDKMGIALAKLAEEDPTFRTYTNQETGQTIIGGMGELHLEIIVDRLLREFKVEANVGSPQVAYKESITKPADVEAKYARQSGGRGQYGHVKIKMEPREPGEGYEFVNKITGGAIPKEYIPAVDNGIQEAMQNGILAGYPVLDFRVTLYDGSYHDVDSSEMAFKIAGSMAFKEGMKKASPVILEPYMRVEVTVPEEYMGDVIGDLNSRRGRVEGMESRSGAQIIRAFVPLSEMFGYATDLRSNTQGRGTYSMVFDHYESLPNSIAEKIMNK from the coding sequence GTGCCTAGAGAATTTTCCCTAGAAAAAACTAGAAACATCGGTATCATGGCTCACATTGATGCTGGAAAAACAACAACTACCGAAAGAATTTTGTTCTATACAGGAAGAACTCATAAGATAGGTGAGACTCATGAAGGTTCAGCTACTATGGACTGGATGGAGCAAGAACAAGAAAGAGGAATTACTATAACTTCTGCGGCTACTACAGCTCAATGGAAGAATCATAGAGTAAATATCATAGATACGCCAGGACACGTGGATTTCACTGTTGAAGTAGAAAGATCTCTTCGTGTTCTCGATGGTGCAGTAGCAGTTTTCTGTGCAAAAGGTGGAGTTGAGCCGCAATCAGAAACTGTTTGGCGTCAAGCAGATAAATATGGAGTACCACGTTTAGCATTTGTAAACAAAATGGATATATTAGGTGCTGATTTTTATAGAGCAGTTGATATGATGAAAGAGAGATTAAGAACTAACGCTGTTCCACTTCAATTACCTATAGGTAAGGAAGATACTTTTGTTGGAATGGTTGACCTTGTAAATATGAATGCTATTGTTTACAAAGATGATCTTGGAATGCAATTTGATGTAGTAGAAATACCTGAAGACATGAAAGCTGAAGCAGAAGAATATAGAGAGGCTTTATTAGAAGCTATAGCTGATCAAAATGAAGAGCTTATGATGAAGTACTTAGAAGGAGAAGAAATTAGTGTAGATGAAATTAAAGATGCAATAAGAAAAGCTACACTATCAGTACAAATAACTCCTGTTTTCTGTGGATCAGCGTATAAAAACAAAGGTGTTCAATCATTACTAGATGGTGTTATAGACTTCATGCCAGCACCTACAGATGTTGCATCTATAAAAGGAGTTAAGCCTAACTCAGATGAAGAAGATGAAAGACATTCATCTGATGAAGAACCATTTGCTGCATTAGCATTTAAAATTATGACTGACCCTTATGTTGGTAAGTTAGCCTTTTTCAGAGTTTATTCTGGAATTCTTGAATCAGGTTCATATGTATTAAACTCAACAAAAGGTAAAAAAGAAAGAATCGGTCGTATACTACAAATGCATGCTAATAAAAGAGAAGAAATCGAAAGAGTTTATTCTGGAGATATAGCAGCAGCAGTAGGTCTTAAAGATACAACTACTGGAGATACTCTTTGTGATGAAAATCATCCAATTATACTAGAATCAATGGAATTCCCAGAACCAGTTATTGAGGTTGCTATAGAGCCAAAAACTAAAGCTGGTCAAGATAAAATGGGTATAGCTTTAGCAAAATTAGCTGAAGAAGATCCTACTTTTAGAACTTATACTAATCAAGAAACTGGTCAAACAATCATTGGTGGTATGGGTGAGCTTCACTTAGAGATTATCGTAGATAGACTTTTAAGAGAGTTCAAAGTTGAAGCTAATGTAGGTAGTCCACAAGTAGCTTATAAAGAATCAATTACTAAGCCAGCCGATGTTGAAGCTAAATATGCTAGACAATCTGGTGGTCGTGGACAATATGGTCATGTTAAAATTAAGATGGAACCAAGAGAACCTGGTGAAGGTTATGAGTTTGTTAATAAGATAACTGGAGGAGCTATTCCTAAAGAATATATTCCAGCTGTTGATAATGGTATCCAAGAAGCTATGCAAAATGGTATATTAGCAGGATATCCAGTATTAGACTTTAGAGTTACACTTTATGATGGTTCATATCATGATGTTGACTCTTCAGAAATGGCATTTAAAATTGCCGGTTCTATGGCATTTAAAGAGGGTATGAAAAAAGCTAGTCCAGTAATTCTTGAACCATACATGAGAGTTGAAGTTACTGTACCAGAAGAGTACATGGGAGATGTTATCGGAGACTTAAACTCAAGAAGAGGTAGAGTTGAAGGTATGGAATCAAGATCAGGTGCTCAAATTATCAGAGCATTTGTACCACTTTCAGAAATGTTTGGATATGCAACAGACCTTCGTTCAAATACTCAAGGTCGTGGAACGTATTCAATGGTATTTGATCATTATGAATCACTTCCAAATAGTATAGCTGAAAAAATAATGAATAAATAA
- the tuf gene encoding elongation factor Tu encodes MGKAKFERNKPHVNIGTIGHVDHGKTTLTAAITIVLNKRFGTGEGVAYDNIDKAPEERERGITISTSHVEYETDARHYAHVDCPGHADYVKNMITGAAQMDGAILVCSAADGPMPQTREHILLSKQVGVPKIVVFLNKADMVNDEELIELVEMEVRELLSEYEFDGDNTPIVVGSALKAVEDPDGEWGDKIVELMKVVDETIPTPERDTDKTFLMPVEDVFSITGRGTVATGRVERGVLKVQDNLEIIGLTEESRTVVCTGIEMFRKLLDEAQAGDNIGALLRGVQRDEIERGQVLAKPGTITPHTKFKSEVYVLGKEEGGRHTPFFDGYRPQFYFRTTDVTGSIKLNEGVEMVMPGDNATFTIELITPIAMEEGLRFAIREGGRTVGAGVVTEILG; translated from the coding sequence ATGGGAAAAGCAAAATTTGAAAGAAATAAGCCACACGTAAACATAGGAACAATAGGACACGTTGACCACGGTAAAACAACATTAACAGCAGCAATCACAATCGTATTAAACAAAAGATTTGGAACAGGAGAAGGAGTAGCATACGATAATATAGATAAAGCTCCAGAAGAAAGAGAAAGAGGAATAACAATATCAACATCACACGTTGAATATGAAACAGATGCTAGACACTATGCACACGTAGACTGTCCAGGCCATGCTGACTACGTAAAGAACATGATTACAGGAGCAGCACAAATGGACGGAGCTATCTTAGTATGTTCAGCAGCAGATGGTCCAATGCCACAAACAAGAGAGCATATATTACTATCAAAACAAGTAGGAGTACCTAAAATAGTAGTATTCTTAAACAAAGCAGACATGGTAAACGACGAAGAACTAATCGAACTAGTAGAAATGGAAGTAAGAGAATTATTAAGCGAATATGAATTCGATGGAGATAACACACCAATCGTAGTAGGATCAGCATTAAAAGCAGTAGAAGATCCAGACGGAGAATGGGGAGACAAAATCGTAGAATTAATGAAAGTAGTAGACGAAACAATCCCAACACCAGAAAGAGATACAGACAAAACATTCTTAATGCCAGTAGAAGACGTATTCTCAATTACAGGTAGAGGAACAGTTGCAACAGGAAGAGTAGAAAGAGGAGTATTAAAAGTACAAGATAACTTAGAAATCATAGGATTAACAGAAGAATCAAGAACAGTAGTATGTACAGGAATTGAAATGTTCAGAAAGTTATTAGACGAAGCGCAAGCAGGAGATAACATAGGAGCATTATTAAGAGGTGTGCAAAGAGACGAGATCGAAAGAGGTCAAGTATTAGCAAAACCAGGAACAATAACACCACATACAAAATTTAAGTCAGAAGTATACGTATTAGGAAAAGAAGAAGGTGGAAGACATACACCATTCTTTGATGGATACAGACCACAATTCTACTTCAGAACAACAGACGTAACAGGATCAATCAAATTAAATGAAGGCGTAGAAATGGTAATGCCAGGAGATAACGCAACATTCACAATAGAATTAATAACACCAATTGCGATGGAAGAAGGATTAAGATTCGCTATTCGTGAAGGTGGTAGAACAGTAGGAGCTGGAGTAGTTACTGAGATCTTAGGATAA
- the rpsJ gene encoding 30S ribosomal protein S10 has translation MSNKQKIRIRLKAYDHELLDSSAQKIVETAKRTGANVSGPIPLPTEKQVITILRAVHKYKDSREQFEQRTHKRLIDILSPTSKTVDSLMRLNLPAGVDIEIKL, from the coding sequence ATGTCAAACAAACAAAAAATTAGAATTAGATTAAAAGCTTATGATCATGAGTTACTTGACTCATCAGCACAAAAAATTGTAGAAACTGCTAAGAGAACAGGTGCTAACGTTTCAGGACCTATACCTCTTCCAACAGAAAAACAAGTTATTACAATTTTAAGAGCTGTACACAAGTACAAAGACTCTAGAGAGCAATTTGAACAAAGAACTCATAAGAGATTAATTGATATTCTAAGCCCTACATCAAAGACAGTTGACTCTCTAATGAGACTTAACTTACCAGCAGGTGTAGATATAGAAATTAAATTATAA
- the rplC gene encoding 50S ribosomal protein L3 — translation MKTILGKKIGMTQIFTEDGTVIPVTVVEAGPIVVVQKKTVEKDGYNAIQIGYGEVKERRINKPLKGHFDKSNLNYKKVLREVRLENVDQYEVGQEIKADVFAEGDKIDVSGVSKGKGFQGSIKRHNQSRGPMSHGSKYHRGVGALSAATYPGRVFKGRKLPGHMGHENVTVQNLEVVRVDSEKNYILVRGAVPGPKGGLLTIKQSVKASK, via the coding sequence GTGAAAACAATATTAGGTAAAAAAATTGGTATGACTCAGATATTTACTGAAGATGGAACAGTTATACCTGTTACAGTAGTCGAAGCAGGACCTATAGTAGTTGTTCAAAAGAAAACTGTAGAAAAAGATGGATACAATGCTATACAAATAGGTTATGGTGAAGTTAAAGAGAGAAGAATAAACAAGCCATTAAAAGGTCATTTCGATAAATCAAATCTTAACTATAAAAAAGTTTTAAGAGAAGTTAGATTAGAAAACGTGGACCAATATGAGGTAGGACAAGAAATAAAAGCTGATGTCTTCGCTGAAGGCGATAAAATAGACGTAAGTGGTGTTTCAAAAGGTAAAGGATTCCAAGGTTCTATTAAAAGACATAATCAAAGTAGAGGACCAATGAGTCACGGTTCTAAATACCATAGAGGAGTAGGAGCTTTAAGTGCGGCTACTTATCCTGGAAGAGTATTTAAAGGAAGAAAGTTACCAGGTCATATGGGACACGAAAATGTAACAGTTCAAAACCTTGAAGTAGTAAGAGTAGACTCTGAAAAGAACTACATTTTAGTTAGAGGAGCTGTTCCAGGACCAAAAGGTGGATTATTAACAATAAAACAAAGCGTTAAAGCTTCAAAATAA
- the rplD gene encoding 50S ribosomal protein L4, which translates to MPKVALYNVSGQQIGDIELSDAVFGVEVNEHVIYEVVKSQLANKRQGTQSAKTRAEVRGGGRKPWRQKGTGRARQGSIRAPQWVGGGVVFAPKPRDYSYKVPKKVRKLAMKCALSSKVENSEIIVLDELSLAQPKTKDMVNILKSVNSAKKALVVMAEKDENVVKSANNIPGVETTLVNTLNVYDILKYDSFIITKEAVKKVEEVYA; encoded by the coding sequence ATGCCTAAGGTAGCATTATATAACGTATCAGGTCAACAGATTGGCGATATAGAATTGAGTGATGCTGTATTTGGAGTTGAAGTTAATGAGCACGTAATATACGAAGTTGTTAAAAGTCAACTTGCAAATAAAAGACAAGGAACTCAATCAGCTAAAACAAGAGCAGAAGTAAGAGGTGGCGGTAGAAAGCCATGGAGACAAAAAGGAACAGGTAGAGCTCGTCAAGGAAGTATAAGAGCCCCACAATGGGTAGGTGGTGGAGTTGTATTTGCTCCGAAACCAAGAGACTATAGCTATAAAGTACCTAAAAAAGTTAGAAAACTAGCTATGAAGTGTGCTTTAAGTTCAAAAGTAGAAAATAGTGAAATAATAGTTCTAGATGAATTAAGTTTAGCGCAACCAAAAACAAAAGATATGGTAAATATATTAAAAAGCGTAAACTCAGCTAAAAAAGCATTAGTTGTAATGGCTGAAAAAGATGAAAATGTTGTTAAATCAGCTAACAACATTCCAGGAGTAGAAACTACATTAGTTAATACTTTAAACGTATATGATATATTAAAATATGATTCTTTCATAATAACTAAGGAAGCTGTTAAAAAAGTGGAGGAGGTGTATGCATAA
- the rplW gene encoding 50S ribosomal protein L23, which produces MRSPHDIIIKPVVTEQSMSNMSEGKYTFVVDKKANKTEIKNAIEKVFGVKVEQVNTMNMQGKMKRMGVHVGRRASWKKAIVTLTADSKGIEFFEGM; this is translated from the coding sequence ATGCGTAGCCCACACGACATTATCATAAAGCCAGTTGTTACTGAGCAAAGTATGAGCAACATGTCAGAAGGTAAGTATACTTTTGTTGTTGATAAAAAAGCTAACAAGACTGAAATAAAAAATGCTATAGAAAAAGTATTCGGAGTTAAAGTAGAACAAGTAAACACTATGAATATGCAAGGTAAAATGAAAAGAATGGGTGTTCATGTAGGTAGAAGAGCTAGTTGGAAAAAAGCTATCGTTACTTTAACTGCTGACAGTAAAGGCATCGAATTCTTTGAAGGAATGTAA
- the rplB gene encoding 50S ribosomal protein L2 has translation MGIKKFKPTSPGIRQMTVSTFEEITKSEPEKSLTVNLTRKAGRNAHGKITVRHRGGGAKRKYRVIDFKRNKDGIPGKVASIEYDPNRSANIALINYVDGEKRYIIAPHGLNVGDVIESGVDADIKVGNALPLKNIPVGTVVHNIELKAGKGAQLVRSAGNSAQLMAKEGNYAQLRLPSGEFRLIRVECRATIGQVGNIDHENITIGKAGRKRHMGFRPTVRGSVMNPNDHPHGGGEGRTPIGRPSPVTPWGKPALGYKTRKKNKKSDKYIVRSRKK, from the coding sequence ATGGGTATTAAAAAATTCAAGCCAACATCACCAGGTATTAGGCAAATGACAGTTTCCACTTTTGAAGAAATAACAAAGTCGGAACCGGAAAAATCATTAACTGTTAACCTAACTAGAAAAGCCGGTAGGAATGCTCATGGTAAAATAACAGTTCGCCATAGAGGTGGTGGAGCTAAAAGAAAATATAGAGTTATAGATTTCAAAAGAAATAAAGATGGCATACCGGGAAAAGTTGCTTCTATAGAATATGATCCAAATAGATCAGCAAATATTGCTTTAATTAACTATGTAGATGGTGAAAAAAGATATATAATTGCTCCACATGGATTAAACGTAGGAGATGTTATAGAATCAGGTGTAGATGCAGATATCAAAGTAGGTAATGCATTACCACTTAAGAATATTCCAGTAGGTACTGTTGTTCATAACATAGAATTAAAGGCTGGAAAAGGTGCTCAATTAGTAAGATCTGCTGGTAATTCAGCTCAATTGATGGCTAAAGAAGGAAATTATGCTCAATTAAGACTTCCATCAGGAGAATTTAGATTAATAAGAGTTGAGTGTAGAGCTACAATTGGTCAAGTTGGAAACATTGATCATGAAAATATCACAATAGGTAAAGCTGGTAGAAAGAGACATATGGGATTCAGACCAACTGTTAGAGGTAGTGTTATGAACCCTAATGACCATCCACACGGTGGTGGTGAAGGTAGAACACCTATCGGTAGACCGTCTCCAGTTACACCATGGGGTAAACCAGCACTTGGATATAAAACTCGTAAGAAAAATAAAAAATCAGACAAATACATCGTTAGAAGTAGAAAAAAATAG
- the rpsS gene encoding 30S ribosomal protein S19: MGRSLKKGPFCDGHLLKKVEELNEKNDKKVIKTWSRRSTIFPQMIGHTIAVHDGRKHVPVYITEDMVGHKLGEFAPTRTFKGHAGQTERSTSLR, encoded by the coding sequence ATGGGTAGATCTCTAAAAAAAGGACCATTTTGTGATGGGCACTTATTAAAAAAAGTAGAAGAGTTAAATGAAAAAAATGATAAGAAAGTTATCAAAACATGGTCACGTCGTTCGACTATATTTCCACAAATGATAGGACACACAATAGCTGTTCACGATGGAAGAAAGCACGTGCCAGTTTATATAACTGAAGATATGGTTGGTCATAAGTTAGGTGAATTTGCTCCTACAAGAACATTCAAAGGACATGCAGGACAAACAGAAAGATCAACTTCATTAAGATAG
- the rplV gene encoding 50S ribosomal protein L22 — translation MEARAIAKYVRIAPRKVNLVAAEIRGKSVDEALAILKFTPKRGAKILEKVLKSAVANAENNFDMDRETLYISEAYANQGPTLKRWRPRSQGRAYQILKRTSHVGVVLGERE, via the coding sequence GTGGAAGCTAGAGCTATCGCCAAATATGTGCGTATTGCCCCAAGAAAGGTGAACTTAGTAGCTGCTGAGATAAGAGGTAAAAGTGTTGATGAGGCACTTGCTATATTAAAGTTTACACCTAAAAGAGGTGCTAAAATACTAGAAAAAGTTCTAAAATCAGCTGTTGCTAATGCAGAAAATAACTTTGATATGGATAGAGAAACTTTATATATATCGGAAGCATACGCAAATCAAGGACCTACATTAAAAAGATGGAGACCTAGATCGCAAGGTAGAGCGTATCAAATATTAAAAAGAACAAGCCACGTAGGTGTAGTTCTTGGAGAAAGAGAATAA
- the rpsC gene encoding 30S ribosomal protein S3, with the protein MGQKVNPHGLRVGVIKDWDSKWYADKKDFGEYLVEDNKIRKHVKKRLLIAGVSRIEIERAANRVKVTINTAKPGMVIGKGGQGVEQLRKELEKLTKKNVSVNVEEIKVPELDAQLVAENIAGQLERRISFRRAMKQSIQRSMRAGIKGIKTSVSGRLGGADMARTEGYSEGTIPLQTIRADIDYGFAEADTTYGKIGVKVWLYKGEVLPTSKVESKEKSTEK; encoded by the coding sequence ATGGGTCAAAAAGTAAATCCACACGGACTTAGAGTTGGTGTAATAAAGGATTGGGATTCTAAATGGTATGCTGACAAAAAAGATTTTGGAGAATACTTAGTAGAAGACAATAAAATCCGTAAGCACGTTAAAAAAAGACTATTAATTGCTGGTGTATCAAGAATTGAAATTGAAAGAGCGGCTAATAGAGTTAAAGTTACGATAAATACTGCTAAACCAGGAATGGTTATAGGTAAAGGCGGTCAAGGAGTAGAGCAACTTAGAAAAGAACTAGAAAAGCTAACTAAGAAAAATGTTTCAGTTAATGTTGAAGAAATAAAAGTTCCGGAATTAGATGCTCAATTAGTAGCTGAAAATATAGCTGGACAATTAGAAAGAAGAATTTCTTTCAGAAGAGCTATGAAGCAATCTATACAAAGAAGTATGAGAGCAGGAATTAAAGGTATCAAAACTTCTGTATCAGGAAGACTTGGTGGAGCTGATATGGCTAGAACAGAAGGATATAGTGAAGGAACTATACCACTTCAAACAATAAGAGCAGATATTGATTATGGATTTGCTGAAGCAGATACAACTTATGGAAAAATAGGAGTAAAAGTTTGGTTATATAAAGGTGAAGTTCTTCCTACTTCAAAAGTAGAAAGTAAGGAAAAAAGCACTGAAAAATAA
- the rplP gene encoding 50S ribosomal protein L16, whose protein sequence is MLMPKRVKRRRVHRGRMTGKATRGNKITYGDYALQALEPAWITSNQIEAARRAMTRYVKRGGKIWIKIFPDKPITQKPAETRMGSGKGSPEYWVAVVKPGRVLFEMSGVAEDVAREAMRLAMHKLPIKCKFITRQDANEEGGEANES, encoded by the coding sequence ATGTTAATGCCTAAAAGAGTAAAGCGTCGTAGAGTACACAGAGGTAGAATGACAGGTAAAGCTACTCGTGGAAATAAGATAACTTACGGTGATTATGCATTACAGGCTTTAGAACCAGCTTGGATTACATCTAATCAAATAGAAGCTGCCAGAAGAGCTATGACAAGATACGTAAAAAGAGGGGGTAAAATCTGGATTAAGATATTCCCTGATAAACCAATAACTCAAAAACCTGCTGAAACTCGTATGGGTTCTGGTAAAGGATCACCAGAATATTGGGTAGCTGTAGTTAAGCCAGGTAGAGTATTATTTGAAATGTCCGGTGTAGCAGAAGATGTGGCAAGAGAGGCTATGAGACTAGCTATGCATAAACTGCCAATAAAATGTAAATTTATCACACGCCAAGATGCGAATGAAGAGGGTGGTGAAGCTAATGAAAGCTAA
- the rpmC gene encoding 50S ribosomal protein L29, with amino-acid sequence MKANEVRELTSQELGSKLVELKTELFNLRFQLATGQLDNPMRIKAVRKDIARVKTVIRQREIQEANA; translated from the coding sequence ATGAAAGCTAATGAAGTTCGTGAACTGACTAGTCAAGAGTTAGGAAGTAAATTAGTAGAGTTAAAAACTGAATTATTCAATTTAAGATTTCAATTAGCTACAGGTCAACTTGATAACCCTATGAGAATAAAAGCAGTTAGAAAAGATATTGCCCGTGTAAAAACTGTAATAAGACAAAGAGAAATACAGGAAGCTAACGCATAA
- the rpsQ gene encoding 30S ribosomal protein S17: MERGNRKVRTGRVVSDKMDKTAVVAVETFVSHPLYGKQVKRTTKFKCHDENNECGIGDTVKIMETRPLSREKRWRLVEIIEKAK; this comes from the coding sequence ATGGAAAGAGGAAATAGAAAAGTTAGAACAGGCCGTGTTGTAAGTGACAAAATGGATAAAACTGCAGTTGTTGCGGTAGAAACTTTTGTGTCACATCCACTTTATGGGAAACAAGTGAAAAGAACAACTAAGTTTAAGTGTCACGATGAAAATAATGAATGTGGAATAGGCGATACAGTAAAAATAATGGAAACTAGACCGTTAAGTAGAGAAAAAAGATGGAGACTAGTTGAAATTATAGAAAAAGCTAAGTAA
- the rplN gene encoding 50S ribosomal protein L14 translates to MVQNESRLKVGDNSGAKELLVIRVLGGSNRRYANIGDIVVASVKSATPGGVVKKGDVVKAVVVRTTKGIRRKDGSYIKFDENAAVVIKEDRSPVGTRIFGPVSRELREGNFMKIISLAPEVL, encoded by the coding sequence ATGGTTCAAAATGAATCACGTTTAAAAGTTGGAGATAACTCTGGAGCTAAAGAACTATTAGTAATCAGAGTATTAGGTGGATCAAATAGAAGATATGCTAACATAGGTGACATAGTAGTTGCTTCAGTTAAAAGTGCAACGCCAGGCGGTGTTGTGAAAAAAGGTGACGTAGTTAAGGCAGTTGTGGTAAGAACAACTAAAGGAATAAGAAGAAAAGACGGAAGCTACATCAAATTTGATGAAAATGCTGCTGTTGTTATAAAAGAAGATAGATCACCAGTAGGTACTCGTATCTTTGGACCAGTTTCAAGAGAGCTAAGAGAAGGAAACTTCATGAAAATAATATCATTAGCACCTGAAGTACTATAA
- the rplX gene encoding 50S ribosomal protein L24 → MHVKKGDTVVVIAGKDKGKVGKVLTSLPKKNRVIVEGVNIVTKHKKPTQQMQQGGRIEQEGAIHASNVMLYCNKDKKGVKVGAKIENGNKVRVCKKCGEVLD, encoded by the coding sequence ATGCATGTAAAAAAAGGTGATACAGTTGTTGTTATAGCTGGAAAAGATAAAGGTAAAGTAGGAAAAGTGCTAACATCTTTACCAAAGAAAAATAGAGTTATTGTTGAAGGTGTAAATATAGTTACTAAACACAAAAAACCAACTCAACAAATGCAACAAGGTGGAAGAATTGAACAAGAAGGTGCAATTCATGCATCAAATGTAATGTTATATTGTAATAAAGACAAAAAAGGTGTTAAAGTAGGAGCTAAAATAGAGAACGGAAACAAAGTAAGAGTATGTAAAAAATGTGGTGAAGTTCTAGACTAA
- the rplE gene encoding 50S ribosomal protein L5, with protein sequence MTARLKEKYSKEVVPALMEKFQYKNIMQVPKLEKIILNMGLGEARENPKILESATEELGLITGQKPVVTRARKSIANFKLREGMPVGAKVTLRGEKMYEFLDKLMNIALPRVRDFRGVSNTSFDGRGNYALGIKEQLIFPEIEYDKVDSIKGLDVIVVTTAETDEEAKEFLTLMGMPFKK encoded by the coding sequence ATGACTGCACGTTTAAAAGAAAAATATAGTAAGGAAGTTGTTCCAGCTCTAATGGAAAAATTCCAATATAAAAATATAATGCAAGTACCAAAATTAGAAAAAATAATTTTAAACATGGGTCTTGGGGAAGCTAGAGAAAACCCAAAAATCCTAGAATCAGCAACAGAAGAATTAGGGCTTATAACAGGACAAAAACCTGTAGTAACTAGAGCAAGAAAATCTATTGCTAACTTCAAGCTTCGTGAAGGTATGCCAGTAGGGGCTAAGGTTACATTAAGAGGAGAAAAAATGTACGAATTCCTTGATAAATTAATGAATATTGCTCTACCAAGGGTAAGAGACTTTAGAGGAGTATCTAATACATCTTTCGACGGAAGAGGAAACTACGCTTTAGGTATTAAAGAGCAATTAATTTTCCCTGAAATTGAATATGATAAAGTTGATAGTATAAAAGGATTAGATGTTATAGTTGTGACTACAGCTGAAACAGATGAAGAAGCCAAGGAGTTCTTAACTCTTATGGGAATGCCCTTTAAAAAGTAG
- a CDS encoding type Z 30S ribosomal protein S14, which translates to MAKKAMVIKQKRKQKYSSREYNRCKICGRPHAYLRKFGICRICFRDLAYKGEIPGVRKASW; encoded by the coding sequence ATGGCTAAAAAAGCTATGGTAATCAAACAAAAAAGAAAACAAAAGTATAGCTCAAGAGAGTATAATAGATGTAAAATTTGCGGTAGACCTCATGCTTACTTAAGAAAGTTTGGAATTTGTCGTATTTGCTTTAGAGATTTAGCATATAAAGGTGAAATTCCTGGGGTTAGAAAAGCAAGCTGGTAA
- the rpsH gene encoding 30S ribosomal protein S8 has translation MVMTDPIADMLTRIRNSNNAKHDTVDIPASNMKKSLANILLEEGFIKGFDVIEDGKQGIIRVQLKYGKDNEKIITGLKRISKPGLRVYVKSDEIPRVLGGLGIAVLSTSKGIVTDKVARKEAVGGEVICYVW, from the coding sequence ATGGTTATGACAGATCCAATAGCAGATATGCTTACAAGAATTAGAAATAGCAATAATGCAAAACATGATACTGTAGATATTCCGGCTTCTAATATGAAAAAATCATTAGCTAATATTTTATTAGAAGAAGGTTTCATAAAAGGGTTTGATGTAATAGAAGATGGTAAGCAAGGAATCATAAGAGTACAGTTGAAATACGGAAAAGATAATGAAAAAATAATAACTGGACTTAAAAGAATATCAAAGCCAGGATTAAGAGTTTATGTTAAAAGTGATGAGATACCAAGAGTATTAGGCGGACTTGGTATAGCAGTTCTTTCAACATCAAAGGGGATAGTTACTGATAAAGTAGCAAGAAAAGAAGCAGTAGGTGGAGAAGTAATCTGCTACGTATGGTAA